The Verrucomicrobium spinosum DSM 4136 = JCM 18804 DNA segment GTCCTTCATGGAGCTGGCAGTGGGCGGTGATCCAGGCGCGCGGGGTGGTGGCGGTCTTGCCTGGCTGAGCCAGGATGAGCAGGCCACGGCAGGCGTGTTCCTGGGTGATCTCGGCCAGGAGGGTGGTGTTCTTCTCCAGGGAGGATGACTCCTCGCTGTAGATGGCAAAGTTCATCAGGGAGGCCTTGGTGCGCGCGTTGTCCGCGCCCCAGAGTTCCTTTAGCGCCTTGTCCACGCGGCCGAGGGGGACTTCCTGGCCCAGGATGGCTAGCGAATCTTCCGTAAGGGTGCTCATGTGCTCAGTCAGCAGGGGTAGCTTAGCTTGGGCTTGGCAGACAGGGGAAGAGGCGACTAAAGACGACGCCAGACGCGGCCATCGCTCTGGAGGAGCTCGTCCGCTTCCTTCGGGCCCCAGGAGCCGGCGGGGTACTCGCACATGGGCGGCTGTGGGCCGTCATTGTGCCAGGCGTGCTCGATCTCGTCGATGAAGGCCCATGCGTTCTCCACTTCGTCGCGACGCGCGAAGAGGGTGGCGTCACCGGCCATCGCGTCCAGGAGCAGGCGCTCATACGCCTCCGGGCTGGCCTTGCCGAAGCTGGTGCTGTAGCGGAAGTCCATCTTCACCGGCTGCATGAGGAGCTGCACGCCGGGGAGCTTGGACATCATGCGCAGGGAGATGCCCTCATCCGGCTGGATGCGGAACACCAGCACGTTGCGGGTGCCGCCCTGACCTTTGGTGGCGAAGGGGACCTGCGGCGGGTGGTTGAAGTGCACGGAGATCTCCGTCGCTTTCTTGGGAAGCTGCTTGCCCACGCGCATGTAGAAGGGCACACCCTGCCAGCGCCAGGTGTCGATGAAGAGGCGCAGGGCCACGTAGGTTTCCGTGTTGGACTGCGGGTTCACTCGGTCTTCCTGGCGGTAGCCCACGCGCTCCACACCGTCCACGCTGCCCTTGGTGTACTGGGCGCGGATCACGTTGCGGGCGATCTCGTCCGTCCCACGCCAGCGGCGCAGGGAGCGGATGACCTTGACCTTTTCATCGCGGACGGCGTCGGCGCTCAGGCCGGTCGGCGGCTCCATGGCCACCAGGCTCAGAAGCTGGAAGAGGTGGTTCTGCACCATGTCACGCAGGGCTCCGGCGGTGTCGTAGTAGCCGCCGCGGCCGCCTTCCATGCCGAGGTTCTCGGCGCAGGTGATCTCCACGTGGTCGATGAATCGGCTGTTCCAGAGCGGCTCAAAGATGTGGTTGGCAAAGCGCATCACCATGATGTTCTGGGCGGTTTCCTTGCCCAGATAGTGGTCGATGCGGTAGGTGTCGCTCTCGTGGAAGGTGGCGTTCACCACTTCGTTGAGGTGACGGGCGGTCTTGAGATCCTTGCCGAACGGTTTTTCACAGACCACACGGGCCCACTTGCCGCCCGCGCCTTCGTTCAGGCCGCTCTCGCGGAGCATGAGCATGATCTGGTCAAAAAACTCAGGGGCCGAGGCGAGGTAGAAGAGTCGGTTGGCGGGGGCGCCGCGCTCCGCATCGAACTTTTCCAGCAGGGTCTTGAGTTCTTTGTAGCCTTCCAGGTCCTGGAATTCGCTCTTGTGGTAATGGATGCTGCTGCCGAAGTTTGCCCAGACCGTGTCGTCGTGGCCCTGGCGGGAGTGCTTCTTGTTGGCCGCCTCCAGCTCGGTGCGGAACTCGTCGTCAGACTTGTCGCGCCGGGCAAAACCCACCACCTTGAACTGCGGGGGCAGGTCGCCGCCCACGGCCAGATTGTAGAGGGCGGGGATCAGTTTGCGATGGGTCAGGTCCCCAGTGGCACCAAAGATCACCACGGTGCAGGGCTCGGCGCTGTGGCGTTGAATGAGCGTTTCCTGGAAGGGATTCTCGAAGTCTTCGGACATGTGCTGTGGCAGAGGGGAGAGGGAGATTGGAATCGCCTGAGGCCCGGAGGCCATCAGGGTGGGGAGACTACGCCGCGAAAAACCGCCGCGCAACCACGGAGCGAGCCCCCTGCAAGGCGGGGCAATGAAAGGTTTTCATGCGGGTAATGAGCGGGAACCGGCGGATCATGAACGGGTAACGACTGATCGGCGCAGGGAGATGCAGGGGGGGGAAGTGTCGAAAAAGCTCCATCGGCACCCTGCTTGCGGAGTCTGCCCAGGTGGTGCAGGTATCGGGCCACGCCATGACGCCTGCTGAAGCTGCCCGCACTCGATCCGTTTCCCAAGGCCTGGCTGCCGGAGGTCCGCCCTTCAAATCGGCCGGGGAAGTGGTGGAGCACTTGGGGGGGATGCAGGCGCAGGATTTCCTTCAGGCTCTGTGGGCGCTGGGCTCGCGCCTGCCGGAGGGCACGACGGAGATTCGGGTGGAGGAGGCCATCGCCCGCCGGGAACTCGTCCGCACCTGGCCCATGCGTGGGACGTTGCACTTTGTCCCGCCGGCGGATGTGCACTGGATGCTGGAGCTGCTCACGCCGCGGGTCATCGCAGGCACCGGCACCCGGCAGAAACAACTCGAGCTGGATGCCAGTGTTTTTGCCAAGGCGGAGAAGGTGCTTCTCAAAGCGCTGCGCGGTGGCGGCATGCTGAGCCGGGAGGACATGCAGGCGACGCTGGACAAGGCGGGCATCTCCACGGCCGGACAGCGGGGCTACCACATCCTCTGGCGGCTGAGCTCCGAGCGCCTCCTCTGCGTGGGGCCGCGCATGGGCAAGTCGCAGACCTTCGTGCTGCTGGATGAATGGGTGACGGCTCCCCGCAAGCTGGACCGGGTGTCGTCGATCGCCCTGCTGGCGGAGCGTTATTTCCTGAGCCGGGGGCCGGCCTCGGTGGCGGACTTTGCCGCCTGGTCGGGGCTGACCATGCCGGACGCCCGCGCCGGACTGGAGGCGGTGAAGCCGAAGCTG contains these protein-coding regions:
- a CDS encoding winged helix DNA-binding domain-containing protein, which gives rise to MTPAEAARTRSVSQGLAAGGPPFKSAGEVVEHLGGMQAQDFLQALWALGSRLPEGTTEIRVEEAIARRELVRTWPMRGTLHFVPPADVHWMLELLTPRVIAGTGTRQKQLELDASVFAKAEKVLLKALRGGGMLSREDMQATLDKAGISTAGQRGYHILWRLSSERLLCVGPRMGKSQTFVLLDEWVTAPRKLDRVSSIALLAERYFLSRGPASVADFAAWSGLTMPDARAGLEAVKPKLAKDTLEGKEVWHAPDVAPPAAQKPQVRLVAGFDEMILGYKDRSPSITDPAHAAKIVPGGNGMFHPVMLVDGRVTGIWKRTIKKKSVEVQLQPFSPLGQTQSRAFAREAGRYGDFLGLPAEVVL
- the zwf gene encoding glucose-6-phosphate dehydrogenase, translated to MSEDFENPFQETLIQRHSAEPCTVVIFGATGDLTHRKLIPALYNLAVGGDLPPQFKVVGFARRDKSDDEFRTELEAANKKHSRQGHDDTVWANFGSSIHYHKSEFQDLEGYKELKTLLEKFDAERGAPANRLFYLASAPEFFDQIMLMLRESGLNEGAGGKWARVVCEKPFGKDLKTARHLNEVVNATFHESDTYRIDHYLGKETAQNIMVMRFANHIFEPLWNSRFIDHVEITCAENLGMEGGRGGYYDTAGALRDMVQNHLFQLLSLVAMEPPTGLSADAVRDEKVKVIRSLRRWRGTDEIARNVIRAQYTKGSVDGVERVGYRQEDRVNPQSNTETYVALRLFIDTWRWQGVPFYMRVGKQLPKKATEISVHFNHPPQVPFATKGQGGTRNVLVFRIQPDEGISLRMMSKLPGVQLLMQPVKMDFRYSTSFGKASPEAYERLLLDAMAGDATLFARRDEVENAWAFIDEIEHAWHNDGPQPPMCEYPAGSWGPKEADELLQSDGRVWRRL